A part of Citrifermentans bremense genomic DNA contains:
- a CDS encoding electron transfer flavoprotein subunit beta/FixA family protein — protein sequence MYVVACIKQVPDTTQVQIDPVTNTLVRDGIPFIINPYDTHALEESLRMKARYGFKAAALSMGPPNAEAALRKALALGVDDAILLSDRAFGGADTLSTSNVLAAAISKLAQDDEVGIVFCGKQTIDGDTAQVGPGIAIRLGFSQLTLVDRIEHLDFLAKKIRVRRKLEGRYEIVEAKLPAMITVVRELNRPRYPTVPMRLKAAKGEVRVWDNSELKLDPNSIGLKGSPTWVSRIFSPERSKGEMLGDGLNDPKGTARLLVERLLARDMLAV from the coding sequence ATGTACGTGGTTGCTTGCATTAAACAGGTTCCGGACACCACCCAGGTGCAGATCGACCCGGTGACCAACACGCTGGTGCGCGACGGTATCCCCTTCATCATCAACCCCTACGACACGCACGCGCTGGAGGAGAGCCTGCGCATGAAGGCGCGCTACGGTTTCAAGGCCGCGGCCCTCTCCATGGGTCCCCCCAACGCCGAGGCGGCCCTGAGAAAGGCGCTCGCACTAGGGGTGGATGACGCCATCCTCCTCTCCGACCGCGCCTTCGGCGGCGCCGATACCCTTTCCACGAGCAACGTCCTCGCTGCCGCCATCAGCAAGCTGGCGCAGGACGACGAAGTGGGGATCGTGTTCTGCGGCAAGCAGACCATCGACGGCGATACCGCGCAGGTCGGCCCGGGCATAGCAATCAGGCTCGGCTTTTCGCAGCTTACCCTGGTGGACCGCATCGAGCACTTGGATTTCCTGGCCAAGAAGATCAGGGTCAGGCGCAAGCTTGAGGGACGCTACGAGATCGTGGAGGCGAAACTCCCAGCCATGATCACCGTGGTGCGCGAGCTGAACCGCCCCCGCTACCCAACGGTGCCGATGCGTCTCAAGGCCGCCAAGGGCGAGGTACGGGTCTGGGACAACAGCGAGTTGAAACTCGATCCCAACAGCATCGGGCTCAAGGGGTCGCCTACCTGGGTGAGCAGGATCTTCTCTCCTGAGCGCAGCAAGGGGGAAATGCTCGGAGACGGCCTGAACGACCCGAAAGGGACGGCCCGCCTGCTGGTGGAGCGGCTTCTGGCCAGGGACATGCTGGCGGTTTAG